Sequence from the Ziziphus jujuba cultivar Dongzao chromosome 9, ASM3175591v1 genome:
ccaaaaaagcgATGATAACGTAGAAAAGAAAAGCGGTGATAACATAGAAAAGGACAAGGTTCACTCATAACATTGTCGAGAACGACAACATTTAGGAAAGTAGAGACACATCGAGAGGAATCGCTTGAACTAGAATTCTCATCAATTGTGGCGACAACGGTGGTGCGACGATGGTGGTAGTGACAAATGACATATCGAAGTAGAGCCGACAATGGTGTGTTTCTCCTCTGTCTCTGGGTGGCAACAATGATTGAGTTTCCGAAAAGGGAAAGTAGAAAGAAATGAGTCGATGGATTCGAaggtagagaaaaaaaaaaaaaagaacaaaaaaaaaaaaaaagaacaaaaaccatTATGAAAGGGTATTTTCGTCCAAACGAGTAAAAAATGggctactttttaaaaataaaaaaaaaatttgccatttttcaaaaatgggtTAGTGGGgtggttatttttcaaacaaatccaatatttaaaaataaaataaaatagaattctatgattataaaaccaaaaattcgGAGATTCCGAATAATGTCAACCACATTTGCATAATTTAAGCTCTGCTTGTAGTTAATATTCtaggaaatatattttcttttctgattttttttttttttttttggtgttataTTTTCTCATGATTTTGTTTAATCAGTGAATGAAAGCTAATAATcttcccattattttgtttaataggTCAATGAAAGCTAATAATCTTCTACTCTTTTTACCCTTTTTCCGCAAAGAAgttacaggaaaaaaaaaattaaaagagaaaataaaaaagaaaataccaaaaatatctTATGTTTCAAGCTAAAacatgtggtttttttttttttttttttttttttttcttgtttgaatACCCATACAAATTCTACCCCAAATCCCCCCAACTATGATTCAAACCCATACACAGCGTGCGTAGGTGTAGGTGTGGGTGCTCTACTAATAGAGCTACCCCACTTCGTATAGCCTGTGGAGAAATGAAATTTCATAAGCTTTATCAAAacgaaaattctccacaattacAAGATTGGAATGTCATGGTAAATTACCACAAAGAGGTTCGAGTCATGCAGATGAATAACCATTGTGAAACTGGGAAAAGAGCAGAGGTCATGCAAAAACTATGTCAATCTGGATAAAAAATTGCTGTTTTTTCTAACATATTTGCAATCAACAACATGATATTCAGACAGTAAAACATTACTAATCGTTGACACGAAAGAGTTTTGTAACAAAACTTTTACCAAAAAGACGTGGATTTTCAACTAGGACTTGTTCTTGATACAGGTAACAGAGAGTGTAAATAGCATTCTTGCAGGATCTAAAACTGTATTCTTGCAACTAATAACTGTGGAAAACTAACTAGTCCCGCTCTGTAAATTCCCCTAAACTAGAAACTACATTATTGCACATGATATAATCGCAAAATCTGCCGCctgtttcttctctcttttaCGTACATGATTATTACCGACCTCCACCAAACCCAACTTATTTCCTTTTTATAGAAGTATGTAAACCATGAATGAATTTCCCCAGCTCCACAAAGGGGGATAAATCAACCCATAATCACTTTCGAACTATGAACCAATAACCTCCAATGGGATTTCGTTCTTCTTCATGATAGGTACCTTTGTCCTTCTTTTTATTGCTGATTTTTTACCCgatgcagcagcagcagcattaGCTGCTTCAGGATAGTCCTCTCTCGTAACCGCACTCACTCGTGTGATCTCTGGCATGCcatctaaattaaaaatctgGTATGCCACTTGACCTTGATGAATACTCAGTTACCAATCTTAGAAACATCGATGTCTTATCCTCTAGAAGTCGTGCAGGTGTATCAAACTCTGCAACTCGACCTACAAAAGTATCAAAAATTAAGCTCATTTAAGTTATCTTAATTGATATCCTAACAATTTACCACTGTTAATGTTAGGATCATGGAACGACATCATTGGTTCCACCCCCATCTTCCAATTTCCATATGACCTTTGTAACTTGTTTACAACAGAAATCTCAAGAGATTGGAACGTCCAATGATcattatgaaaaacaaaattttacattCAAAATGTTGTTAAAATGAAATATCAGTTGTTTTAATATCATACAAACAGTAGAGGCGTATACAAGAAACAGTGAGTTGATGATGTAGTTATACTTACCATCACTGAGTACCAGAACCAGATCACTGTCAATAACAGTTGGGATTCGATGTGCAATAGTGCACACAGTGCAATTCTTAAACTCCGTTCGGATAATTTTCTGGATGAGATTATCTGTGGCTGCGTCAACTGACGCTGTTGCTTCATCAAGCACCAGTATCCTTGCCTGTTTAAGCAGTGCACGGCCCAGTGAAACAAGTTGCCGCTGACCTACACTCCAATTATCTCCATTCTCTACCACTGCATATTTGACAACTGATTAGTTAGCCACTGCAGGTTAGATTCTTTTGTGTTTGTGTGTATGTGAGAAGGTGGGGAATGGACTTTATATATAGTTTACCTGGCGTATCAAGTTTTTGCTCTTTCTCACGAATTATGTCTCCAAGCTGAGACTTATCAAGCGCCTGTACCAAATAAAATTCCGAAAAATATCAAGGGAAAAACGTTGCATGGGGAACATGAACACGTTTTTAAGAAGTCAACATCTAAAGAATTATCCTGATcggtattattttcttattaaatagTAAATATGTATACATCTTGTAAAACTTAATATGCCAGTCGTAAACTTCAAGATTTTAtacaatcataaaatcaattcaaaaggatGTATTACCTCTAAAATTCAGACAAGTCGTTACAGTAATTAATGGAACAATATTATCTATTGATAAAGTAACAATGAAAGATATCCATAGCAGAAAAAGGAAAACCAGAgataaaacaccaaaatgataAGGGGTGGAAAATCTTTaatgtggtaaaaaaaaaaaaaccttgctAATTTATTCCAAGTAactcataattaattaaatcatatCAGTAACTAGTATTACTTcaaatggaatttggacatgaCATGAATGGGAAATTTCTGTTCCACATAAATCTTCGTCGTTTTAAGTATCCGGGATTTTGTAATACAACAATACatacaaaaatcaaaagaacAGGGTATGCACGTTATTTCAAACCTGCCAAATTTCATGATCTGAATGCTCTTCAAGGGGATCAAGATTGCCCCTAATTGTCCCTTCGAACAAGGTAGGATCCTGGGGTATGATGCTAAGACGGCTACGAAGATCATGAAGGCCAATTGTTGAAATATCAATGTTGTCTATTAGTATTCTCCCACCTGCCGGTTCGATCAGTCTAAATAATGCCTGGATCAAAGTAGATTTGCCACTTCCAGTACGACCAACAATCCCAATCTTCATCGCCCCAGGAAAAGTGCAAGTTACACCATGAAGCACCACAGGAAGGTTCTCCTTGTAACGAACCTTGAGTGAATAAACAGGAACTGTCAGCATTTTGCCATCCAATATTGGACAACAAaaacggggaaaaaaaaaaaaaattgaagaagaagaaaagagctAATATTGTAGGATGCAACATTTCTGAAAAATGCAAATAATGAACTACCAAAAGTTGTATGTCCCAGCAAAGTAATACTGATTGTCTCAAAAGGGAGTACAActttcaaaatggaaaaaaaacatataatagaGATTAAAGAGATAAAACAGATGACCTCCACTGAGTAATTGGTATCTATGGATATTTCAAATGAACTTCAAGTGGTACAGAAAGTGTTATCCATATTCAGAATAAAATAGTGGACATTATTATGGTATTGTTAGTACCTTGAAGCTAACCTAATATGCATttttgagggggaaaaaaaaaatcgtataaCCCAATTGCTAATATACGCAGCTTTCAACATttaatctttcaaaataaatgacTGAATTTCTTTTGCCAACAAATCAGACCTATCCCCATTGTACAAACCTTTAAATCAATTACTTCAATTGTTCCACTGTCCGGCCATGTAGATGGAGGGCGAGAATCCTCAATAACTGGAGGACCTTCAGATGGAATTTTGCTGTACTGATAGATCCTCTCtattgaaataattttgttttcaagCTTGCAGAAGCTAAGTATCCACCGTGACAACCGTGCATTCAAGTTAAGGCCATATGTCACTGCCAGGCCTGCCATGCCTGCATGGAATAAGCAAAtattgttgaaatttaaaattcggTCAACACCAATccagtgttaaaaaaaaaaaaaaaaaaaaattcacttttctTGACATGGCATAAGGATAAAGAATGTCCTTTCTGGTGCATATAGAACTGTCCCAACAATAAAACTCGAGTGTTAAGAGTAGGTAAGAGgagggggagaagaaaagatttttttctttttctttttttcttttgagaacaaaaaaatgaaattgagaggtTTGGCATTTAATTAGGCTGATATCGTTGACGCCAACATGAAAGTGTTGCATGCTAGAGATCACCTTCTTTGCACAAATAATCAAGCTTATTGACTGCATTTAGAAGGATAACTTTACTTCCCTAATCAAATGGCAATATGCAATAACATCACCTTATTGTTTTAAAGGTATCATGACTCCTTGGTATATCAGATTCCTATTCATAATACGCGATGTATCCAGTAAATAAAGAAGTGATATACTTACTTGGATCAATACTTCCATGTGGGAAGCTCACAAGCATAATCATGCAGAAAGCAAATACAAAGGTAGAGAGCAATTCCATCCGTAGGCAGAGCCACTCTATAGCTGCAACACTGCAAAAGAATGGGCGAGCAAAACAATCAAGAAGATAAAGGTTCCTTTTCATGAACCTTTTTTCTTGTCCAAATCCTCTTATTGTGGGAGCTCCCGCTATTGATTCACCAAAGAGATGGATAATAGGAGATTTCTGGATGCTAACAATGCGAACCAACTCCCTTGACGATGCCATATAGTATTTCTGCATGATGGAATTTTAACATTCAGGAAAGaggggaaaagaaaattatttgtattcctAACATAATACTTGGCATCAAATAGCAGGCAGTCTGAAATTCAAATTTCACAGCAGTTTAATCACAGTTACTCCACTCCAGCAAACTCCACAGGCAAATTAACTTGCTTattgccaaaaataaataaaataaacaaataaataaagttaaagagttaaaaaaaacgGAAATCAAAGTTTCCAATTTTGAAAGTACATTAAGCTAATCAACAAGGAAAATATATGCACAtggatataaatttgaaatatcctAAGCTAACATGCATGAATTGATCATTTAAGAGTTAAATGCTTTCAATACAGCTCTCAACACAATCTCAGGccataaaaaatacatttatctCTATCTGCTAACACATAGTACGTGCACAAGACTCTCATGAACAGTTTATTAACTAGATGCACCTAGTATTTGTCACAAAAGTAGACCATGCTTGGACACCTCaatgatgaaaatttttagAACTGATTTAGGTACCACCTGTCTGGTTCTTCAAAACAAGATAAGAGAAAATGCAGAGTTCTGACATTATAAATTACAGGTAATAGAATTAGTTACCTGCATCCACAAGCAAGCGATGGCCATAGGAACAACAAGAAGCAAAATTTGCCAAGTAACTTTTGTCATTACACCAACAATGCCAATAAGTTGTATGGTTGTAGCAGCAAATCCTCCCAGTCTAAATGGAATATCAAGATCCACTACACTTTGATCAATTGACACCTGTAAAGCCAAAATGCAGGacattatatatgtaaaaggaaTTGGTGTAAAAGAATACATGCTTTCTTCTGTAGAACAAGAGcgtaagaaaaacaaagaaacttaCACGGTTCAAGATTCGTCCAGCAGGGGTAGAATCAAAGAAAGACATAGGTGCTCGGAAAACACTTCTGAGCATCTTCAAAAACAACTTTTGCGTTGCTGCTAGACCAAATGTGGCTACCAGAACAGCTCTAATGAATATAAACCAAGAGCTTCCAAAAGCTAGAGCCATGTAAACAACAATAAGAACCATTGGACTCACTTTAGGTTGGTCCCCTTCTGTTTGGGGATTTGCCCAGGCCATCCACCAGTTGCTAGCAATCTGGAGGAACTGAAATAATGACTGCGCAATAATTATGAGCGGAATAAGTACGCCTTTGTATGCTGCAGCCATATATGACAAGTACACCTTCATGCTAACTCTTCCTCTTACTCTTTCCTCTTCTTGAACAAGCTGATTTTTTCTTGAAcgttttgctttctttttggcTTTCTGATCGGAAGTTGATACACCTTCTTGCACTTCCTTTGCCAAATTGTCAATGTTATCTGCAGCTGGAACACTTTTACCAGCTGTGATAGACCCATCTGGAGAAATGTTTTCATCTGAATCTTCCGAGGAGTGATTGGGGATATCCATGGCTTCAATTGCCTCATGGTGTGCTGAGA
This genomic interval carries:
- the LOC107434243 gene encoding ABC transporter C family member 5 isoform X2; this encodes MTDIAIEIRDGMFGWYPSSPRPTLSGIQLKVERGMRVAVCGMVGSGKSSFLSCILGEIPKISGEVKICGTAAYVSQSAWIQSGNIEENILFGSPKDKPKYKNVIHACSLKKDLELFSHGDQTIIGDRGINLSGGQKQRVQLARALYQDADIYLLDDPFSAVDAHTGSELFKEYILTALKDKTVIFVTHQVEFLPAADLILVLKEGRIIQAGKYDELLQAGTDFKTLVSAHHEAIEAMDIPNHSSEDSDENISPDGSITAGKSVPAADNIDNLAKEVQEGVSTSDQKAKKKAKRSRKNQLVQEEERVRGRVSMKVYLSYMAAAYKGVLIPLIIIAQSLFQFLQIASNWWMAWANPQTEGDQPKVSPMVLIVVYMALAFGSSWFIFIRAVLVATFGLAATQKLFLKMLRSVFRAPMSFFDSTPAGRILNRVSIDQSVVDLDIPFRLGGFAATTIQLIGIVGVMTKVTWQILLLVVPMAIACLWMQKYYMASSRELVRIVSIQKSPIIHLFGESIAGAPTIRGFGQEKRFMKRNLYLLDCFARPFFCSVAAIEWLCLRMELLSTFVFAFCMIMLVSFPHGSIDPSMAGLAVTYGLNLNARLSRWILSFCKLENKIISIERIYQYSKIPSEGPPVIEDSRPPSTWPDSGTIEVIDLKVRYKENLPVVLHGVTCTFPGAMKIGIVGRTGSGKSTLIQALFRLIEPAGGRILIDNIDISTIGLHDLRSRLSIIPQDPTLFEGTIRGNLDPLEEHSDHEIWQALDKSQLGDIIREKEQKLDTPVVENGDNWSVGQRQLVSLGRALLKQARILVLDEATASVDAATDNLIQKIIRTEFKNCTVCTIAHRIPTVIDSDLVLVLSDGRVAEFDTPARLLEDKTSMFLRLVTEYSSRSSGIPDF